Proteins from one Salvelinus sp. IW2-2015 linkage group LG9, ASM291031v2, whole genome shotgun sequence genomic window:
- the LOC111968922 gene encoding 5-hydroxytryptamine receptor 1D-like, translating to MDQDNSSVDSIFTNATESPKPSEAPWDEAILLGLQIFLSAILAIITLATVLSNAFVIATIFLTRKLHTPANFLIGSLAVTDLLVSILVMPISIVYTVSKTWSLGQIVCDIWLSSDITFCTASILHLCVIALDRYWAITDALEYSKRRTMRRAGLMIAVVWVISISISIPPLFWRQAKANEEVMECLVNTDQISYTLYSTFGAFYVPTVLLIILYGRIYVAARSRIFKTPVSSGKRFTTAHLIQTSAGSSLCSINSSASNQESHLQPGGGTSGGGGGGRGGSPLFNSVKVKLADSVLERKRLCAAREKKATKTLGIILGAFIVCWLPFFVGTLVLAICKECWFHPVLFDVFTWLGYLNSLINPVIYTAFNDEFKLAFHKLIKFKRCY from the coding sequence ATGGATCAGGATAATAGCTCCGTTGATTCAATCTTCACCAATGCCACAGAGAGCCCCAAACCTTCAGAGGCACCCTGGGACGAGGCCATTCTCCTAGGTCTGCAGATCTTCCTGTCGGCCATCCTGGCCATCATCACCCTGGCCACCGTACTGTCCAACGCCTTTGTTATAGCCACCATCTTCCTGACCCGGAAGCTACATACGCCAGCCAATTTTCTGATCGGCTCGCTGGCCGTGACAGACCTGCTGGTGTCCATCCTGGTCATGCCTATCAGCATCGTGTACACAGTGAGTAAGACTTGGTCCCTGGGGCAGATCGTCTGCGACATCTGGCTGTCATCAGACATCACCTTTTGCACCGCCTCCATCCTGCACCTGTGTGTCATCGCGCTGGACCGCTACTGGGCCATCACTGATGCCCTGGAGTACTCCAAGCGCCGGACGATGCGTCGAGCGGGCCTGATGATAGCGGTGGTGTGGGTgatctccatctctatctccatACCGCCGCTCTTCTGGAGGCAGGCCAAGGCCAACGAGGAAGTGATGGAGTGCCTGGTAAATACGGACCAGATCTCCTACACGCTCTACTCCACCTTTGGGGCCTTCTACGTGCCCACCGTGCTGCTGATCATCCTCTATGGCCGGATCTACGTGGCCGCCCGCTCGCGCATCTTCAAGACTCCGGTGTCGTCCGGCAAGCGTTTCACCACAGCCCATCTCATCCAGACTTCAGCCggctcctccctctgctccatcAACTCTTCCGCCTCCAACCAGGAGAGCCACCTGCAACCCGGAGGGGGAACCagcggaggtggaggaggaggcagaggtggGTCGCCTCTCTTCAATAGCGTGAAGGTGAAGCTGGCAGACAGCGTGCTGGAGAGGAAGCGTCTGTGCGCCGCTCGGGAGAAGAAGGCCACCAAGACGCTGGGCATCATCCTGGGAGCCTTCATCGTGTGCTGGCTGCCTTTCTTTGTGGGTACCCTGGTACTGGCCATTTGCAAAGAATGCTGGTTCCACCCAGTGCTCTTCGACGTGTTCACCTGGCTTGGCTATCTGAACTCGCTCATCAATCCCGTCATCTACACCGCCTTCAATGACGAGTTCAAACTGGCCTTCCACAAACTCATCAAGTTCAAGAGATGCTACTGA